The following coding sequences lie in one Haemorhous mexicanus isolate bHaeMex1 chromosome 10, bHaeMex1.pri, whole genome shotgun sequence genomic window:
- the MSL2 gene encoding E3 ubiquitin-protein ligase MSL2, whose protein sequence is MNPVNATALYVSASRLVLNYDPADPQSFSEINKLLPYFRQSLSCCVCGNLLQDPIAPTNSNCQHYVCKTCKGKKMMMKPSCSWCKDYEQFEENKQLSILVNCYKKLCEYITQTPLARDIIQAVDCSADLLALLKDGAPLHEETEKSSDAALALCLTHSPVPSTSELATDAPGGFTALPESTPSLDLRGSVINGLPPCNGLSVEKLGVSIPSPEHASAIDVCSTGDYIKTEDIPGSLQPVCDTVATSDLCPAGIDICGFSEDIKPGGSLLLSVEEVLRSLETVSSGEVCDSNLQPALEANMANGPFLQLSPPPLSHNIFMSTDASPHGLSCTAATPKVVKLNRKRSRSESDSEKVQPLPISSIICGPTLGASAPVTVKQENKMSLQPIATVPNGGTTPKISKTVLLSNKSVKKNLEHAPKKSHPKAKPGVLKTKDKAKEKVPSSNVMPGSPTKTVYKKPQEKKGCKCGRATQNPSVLTCRGQRCPCYSNRKACLDCICRGCQNSYMANGEKKLEAFAVPEKALEQTRLTLGINVTSIAVRNASTSTSVINVTGSPVTTFLAASTHDEKSLDEAIDMRYDC, encoded by the coding sequence GAAATTTGCTACAAGACCCTATTGCTCCTACTAACTCCAATTGTCAGCATTATGTCTGCAAAACGTGTAAAGGCAAGAAGATGATGATGAAGCCCTCGTGTAGCTGGTGCAAGGACTACGAGCAGTTTGAGGAGAACAAGCAGCTGAGCATCCTGGTGAACTGCTACAAGAAGCTGTGTGAGTACATCACACAGACGCCGCTGGCCCGGGACATCATCCAGGCCGTGGATTGCTCTGCagacctgctggctctgctcaagGATGGGGCACCGCTCCACGAGGAGACCGAGAAGTCCTCGgatgcagccctggctctgtgtctgACGCATTCCCCGGTCCCTTCCACCTCGGAGCTGGCGACGGACGCGCCGGGGGGGTTCACGGCGCTGCCTGAGAGCACCCCCAGCCTGGACCTGCGGGGCTCTGTCATCAACGGGCTGCCCCCCTGCAACGGGCTGTCGGTGGAGAAGCTGGGCGTGAGCATCCCCTCTCCCGAGCACGCCAGCGCCATCGATGTGTGCAGCACCGGGGATTACATCAAAACGGAGGACATCCCCGGCAGCCTGCAGCCCGTGTGTGACACCGTGGCCACCAGCGACCTGTGCCCCGCGGGCATCGACATCTGTGGCTTCAGTGAGGACATCAAGCCGGGCGGGTCGCTGCTGCTCAGCGTCGAGGAGGTGCTGCGCAGCCTGGAGACCGTGTCCAGCGGCGAGGTGTGCGACTCCAACCTGCAGCCCGCCTTGGAGGCAAACATGGCCAACGgccccttcctgcagctctccccccctcccctcagccATAACATTTTCATGTCCACAGATGCTTCTCCTCACGGGCTCTCCTGCACGGCGGCCACGCCCAAGGTGGTGAAGCTGAACAGGAAGCGCTCTCGCTCCGAAAGCGACAGTGAGAAGGTTCAGCCTCTGCCCATCTCCAGCATCATCTGCGGCCCGACGCTGGGAGCATCGGCTCCAGTGACAgtcaaacaggaaaataaaatgtctttgcAGCCTATTGCGACTGTACCTAATGGAGGAACTACTCCCAAAATCAGTAAAACTGTGCTCCTGTCTAACAAAAGCGTGAAAAAGAACTTAGAACACGCCCCTAAGAAATCCCACCCGAAAGCCAAACCAGGGGTGCTGAAAACAAAAGACAAGGCAAAGGAGAAAGTTCCCAGCAGTAACGTTATGCCAGGAAGCCCAACAAAAACTGTGTATAAAAAGccacaagaaaagaaagggtGTAAATGTGGTCGTGCCACCCAAAATCCAAGTGTTCTTACATGCCGTGGCCAACGCTGCCCTTGCTACTCTAACCGCAAAGCCTGCCTTGACTGCATATGCCGTGGCTGCCAAAACTCCTACATGGCTAACGGGGAGAAGAAGCTGGAGGCCTTTGCAGTGCCAGAAAAGGCCTTGGAGCAGACTCGGCTTACTTTGGGCATTAATGTGACAAGCATTGCCGTGCGCAATGCCAGCACAAGCACCAGTGTAATCAATGTGACAGGGTCACCAGTAACGACGTTTTTAGCTGCCAGTACACACGATGAGAAAAGTTTGGATGAAGCTATAGACATGAGATATGACTGTTaa